The window GTTGCAGCAGGGAGTTCTCCAGATGGAGAACGTGCTGCCACAGTCGCTCGTCGTAGGAATGGGGATCGCCGCTTGGGACGGGTGCTGGGTCCGTCATGGCCGTTGCTTTCCCCCGCGCGCTGCGGAACTACCGCGTCCGCCACCTTCGTGATGCTCTCTGCGGCCGCCGTGCGGCAGTGCGGTTGCCCTGGGCGCTGTTGCATCGCCGGTGTGCGGCGGGCGCGTTGGCGGTGGCGGGTACCTCGGTCAGCTTCACGAGCGGGGAGCCGTACCAGTCGGGACTCCTCTTGGGGGTGGCGGTCCGCTTCAGCGGCGGAGATGACGGAGTTGTGGTTCCGTATGGCGTCTGCCCGGGCATTCTGGCTCCCGAGGGGGCGGGGGATGCCGGGACCGTTGCGTTGCTGACGCCGTCCGCCGGGCCCGCGCCCGAATTGGTCCTTGCGCTCTTCGGGGTGGTCGCCCAACTATCCCAGCTCAGCTCTTCATTGGTGTCGGGTACTGCCGAACGGATCGAGGGCCTGGGCCGGTTCGAGCGCACCGAGCGCCTGGCCGCAGCCCACGCGGTCATCGTGGTGGCCCCTACGGTGACGTGCTGGCGCAAGCACAGCCAACGGGCTGCATACTCCCAACAAGTGTCGTTTGTCGATGAGTTCGAATGTCATCCGAGGGCCGTGAGGCTTGGGGTGCATGACGCGTGTTGTTCCTCCCGGTACGGTAGCCCGCTCGCCAGCCGGGACCCCGGGGTGGATGCGGCACGCCTCCGGAAAATTCACGTAGTCCGAGGGAACGTTTCGCGCGGACGGCTCCTCAACAGGACGACATAGTCCAACCTCGCCGCGTAGGAGACCAAATGCCGTGCTGGCCCGGCAATGCCCCGACCCGCGCTGCCGCGCTCGTCGCCTCGGTGCTCACCGCTGACGCTCTGCTCCACCTCTACTGGACGACGGGAGCCACATGGCCCGCCGCCGACGACAGAAGCCTGTCCCACGCGGTTCTTGGTACGGATGTACCGTTCACACCACCGATCCTGCTCCCTCTGGCCGCCCTGCTCCTCACCGCCGCCGCCTTCGTCCTCGCCCACTCTCGCAGGCCCCGCCACCTGCTGCTCCGCGTCGGCACACTGGCCGTGGCCGCGGGTCTGTCACTGCGCGCTCTGGCAGGGAGCTACTGGCTGTTCGCCCAGGAGACCGGCACCGCCTTCTACTGGCTCAACCTCACGCTCTACACCCCACTGTGCGTCGTCCTGGCCGTCGCCGCCCTGCGCGTGGCGCGGTGGAAGGATGCGGCCCGTGCCTGATGAACACCCCGATGACCGGACGGTCCGGCTTGTGCGAGCCGCCCAGCGTGGCGACACCCTCGCCATGGCCGAACTCCTGGACATCCTCGCGCCGTACGTGGGCCGCGTCTGCGCCCCCATAGCCCTGGGCCAGGGCGCGGACGCCGCGCAAGAGGCCCTCGTGGCAGTCTTCAAGTCGCTGCGCACCCTGAAGGACCCAGCGGCACTGCGCGGCTGGGTCCGGGCCATCGCCGTGCGGGAGGCGATCCGTGTCGCGCACCGCGCCGCCCGCACCGTACCGGCCGATCTCAGCGCGCTCCCCGCCCGTGGCGACCCCCAACTCTCCGCCGATATCAGGGACGTACTGGACCGGCTCTCCCCCGAACACCGCGCGGTGCTGGTGCTGCGCGACGTTGAAGGCCTGGACGAGCGCACCGCCGCGGCCCTGCTCGGTGTGCGTACGGGCACCGTCAAGTCGCGGCTGCACCGGGCCCGCAACACCTTCCGGAAGGCGTGGACGTCATGAACGAGCCCTGGCCCATGACCGATCTCGACCCCGTACGCCGCCTGCACGCTTTGGCCGGCGGCATTCGCGGCGCCTACGTGACCGAGGCACATATCGACGCCCCGTTCGAGCGGGTCTGGGACCTGCTGGGCGACCTGGACGGCGCCTTCGGGCAGGTCGTGCCCGATATGGAGCGGCTGCGCGTGGTCCGCCGGCAGGGCGAGCGCGTGGAGGCACTGGCGCGCAGCAAATACGGGATGCGCGCACGTCTGCGTGGGGTGCAGCGGCCCGGCTGGTGCTGGTTGCAGAGCCGGTTCCTGCTGGTCGGGGTGGCGGCGGCGCCGGACGGCCCAGGCACTCGGGTGGCGTTCACCGGAGGCGTGCGCCTGCCGGCCCGCGCCGCGCTGATCCCCCTGGGCGTACGTCGTGAGGGCGGCCGTAGCGTCGAGCGCCTGACGGCGCTGCTGTGACCGGCAAGGCATCAGCCCCTCGTGTGCCCGGAGCCGGTCCACGACTCGAAGCCGACGTGCCGACCGGACGTCGCGGCCAACTCGGCCCTGTCTGATCCACTCCAGCCAAGGGTGCGGGGGCATTGTTCACCGAGAACGGACGGCAGATGGGCAAACTCCCTGACCTGGTCCGCACCCGTGTCGACGTCGTCACCGGCTCGCAGGGCGACGCCGAGGTCGTCGACCGGGCTTTCGCCGACGC of the Streptomyces sp. NBC_00287 genome contains:
- a CDS encoding SRPBCC family protein; the encoded protein is MTDLDPVRRLHALAGGIRGAYVTEAHIDAPFERVWDLLGDLDGAFGQVVPDMERLRVVRRQGERVEALARSKYGMRARLRGVQRPGWCWLQSRFLLVGVAAAPDGPGTRVAFTGGVRLPARAALIPLGVRREGGRSVERLTALL
- a CDS encoding RNA polymerase sigma factor, which translates into the protein MRPVPDEHPDDRTVRLVRAAQRGDTLAMAELLDILAPYVGRVCAPIALGQGADAAQEALVAVFKSLRTLKDPAALRGWVRAIAVREAIRVAHRAARTVPADLSALPARGDPQLSADIRDVLDRLSPEHRAVLVLRDVEGLDERTAAALLGVRTGTVKSRLHRARNTFRKAWTS
- a CDS encoding DUF3995 domain-containing protein, with translation MPCWPGNAPTRAAALVASVLTADALLHLYWTTGATWPAADDRSLSHAVLGTDVPFTPPILLPLAALLLTAAAFVLAHSRRPRHLLLRVGTLAVAAGLSLRALAGSYWLFAQETGTAFYWLNLTLYTPLCVVLAVAALRVARWKDAARA
- a CDS encoding NACHT N-terminal helical domain 7-containing protein, which gives rise to MAVAFPRALRNYRVRHLRDALCGRRAAVRLPWALLHRRCAAGALAVAGTSVSFTSGEPYQSGLLLGVAVRFSGGDDGVVVPYGVCPGILAPEGAGDAGTVALLTPSAGPAPELVLALFGVVAQLSQLSSSLVSGTAERIEGLGRFERTERLAAAHAVIVVAPTVTCWRKHSQRAAYSQQVSFVDEFECHPRAVRLGVHDACCSSRYGSPLASRDPGVDAARLRKIHVVRGNVSRGRLLNRTT